In Aspergillus chevalieri M1 DNA, chromosome 7, nearly complete sequence, the sequence TGAAAGAATCTCATGGCTTGGGAAACCTACCGGCTTGGGCTGTTTATTGAAGAACTTGGCATACGCCTCATTCATGAGGCCATAGTCACTCATGCTAGTTAGGAAAATGTTCACTTTCACCTGCAATCCATTAATTTAGCACATAAGTCGCATAGTAGATATTTTACTTCTTCACTTACCGTCTTGTCAATGTGGCTTCCGGTGGCCTCCAGGATGTTGGAGATGTTCTTCAGGATCTGAGTCTAATAGCCAGTTAGCAAGGGAACTTGGCAAGCTCATTGGGAGGACTTACTGCGCGGCTTACCACGGTCCCCTCGACGAAATTTCCTGTAGCAGGGTCCACTCCCGTGTTGCCAGAGACGTACACCATGTCACCAAC encodes:
- a CDS encoding uncharacterized protein (COG:J;~EggNog:ENOG410PQ35;~InterPro:IPR006175,IPR006056,IPR035959;~PFAM:PF01042), whose product is MSSLIKKEVRSEKAPQNQLFSQALVVGDMVYVSGNTGVDPATGNFVEGTVVSRATQILKNISNILEATGSHIDKTVKVNIFLTSMSDYGLMNEAYAKFFNKQPKPIRTCVAVKELPRGTDVEMEVTALL